Sequence from the Streptomyces mobaraensis NBRC 13819 = DSM 40847 genome:
CGTGCTGTGCCAGGGAGGCGCCCGGCGATGCCGGGCACCGGGGGCGTTTCAGGGGCGGCTCACGGGGGAGCAGGGCAGGAGGCCGCGCTGCGGCGTGTCCGAAATAGGATGTTCTGGGTCGGCAGTGTAGAACGGGAGATGTGACGGCGATGGCTGTGATGGCTGCGGGGCCTCTCCAGATCAGAGGCGCATACGCCGTCTGTGGTCCGGGCAGCCCGCGATGACCGCGGGGACGGACGCGCACGCGCGTGCCGTGCTCGACAAGGCCGCGCACGAGAACTTCCCGGTCGCGCCGTTCTTCCTGCCGCGCGCCCGGCGTGACGATCTGATGGCGATCTACGGGTACGCGCGGCTGGTCGACGACATCGGCGACGGCGACGTGGCCCCCGGCGGGCGCGACGCCGAGCTGCTGGGCCTCGGCCGCGAGCGGGCGGACGACCGGCTCGCGATGCTCGACGCCTTCGAGGCCGACCTGCGGCGGGTCTTCGCCGACCACGGCACCGGCCCGCGCCACCCGCTGCTCCGGCGGATCCGGCCGCTGGTCCGGCGGCACGGCCTCACCCCGGAGCCCTTCCTGGGCCTGATCGAGGCCAACCGGCAGGACCAGCGGGTGCGCCGCTACGCCACGTACGGCGACCTGGCCGCCTACTGCGAGCTGTCGGCGAACCCCGTCGGACGGCTTGTGCTCGGGGTCACCGGCACGGCCAGCCCCGAGCGGATCCGCCGCTCGGACGCGGTCTGCACGGCGCTCCAGA
This genomic interval carries:
- the hpnC gene encoding squalene synthase HpnC, which gives rise to MTAGTDAHARAVLDKAAHENFPVAPFFLPRARRDDLMAIYGYARLVDDIGDGDVAPGGRDAELLGLGRERADDRLAMLDAFEADLRRVFADHGTGPRHPLLRRIRPLVRRHGLTPEPFLGLIEANRQDQRVRRYATYGDLAAYCELSANPVGRLVLGVTGTASPERIRRSDAVCTALQIVEHLQDVAEDLARDRIYLPAEDMDRFRVSEADLARPSAGASVRALVAFEAERARCLLNEGTPLVGSVHGRLKLLLAGFVGGGRAALRAVAAAGHDVLPGPPKPTKLSLLREVGATLRREG